A region of the Mesoterricola sediminis genome:
TTCCCGTCCCTGGCCCCGGACGGCGACCTGTACTTCACGAGCCAGCGGGGCTCCCTGGGACGCCGGGACCTCTTCCGGGCCCGCAAGACCGGCGAGGGCTTCGCGGCCCCGGAGAACCTCGGCCCCCCCGTGAACTCCGCGGCCGACGAGTTCGACGCGGCCCTGGATCCCACCGGCCAATGCCTGGTCTTCACCCGGGCCGACGCCACCGGCTGCGACCTGTTCCTGAGCCGCCGCGAGGGCGGCGGCTGGGGCGCGCCCCGCAAGCTTGGGCCCGAGGTGAACGGCAGCCACGGCGCCTACTGCCCCTCCTTCTCCCCCGATGGGAAGACTTTCTTCTTCACCACCCCGGGCGGAAGCGGCTGGGCGCCGGGCATCTACCAGGTGGGCGCCGAGGTCCTGGCCTTCCGCGCCCCCGCGGCGCCGGCGGTCCCCGTCGCGCCCGGGCGGATCTCGGTCCCCGGCGCCTTCGGCATCACCTTCAGTCCCGACGGGAACACCGTCTGCTTCGCCAGCGCCCGCGCCCAGATCAACCTCGCCCGGCGCCGGGCGCGGGTGGAGGAGCAGCTGGACCTGCCGTTCACCCAGGCCTACCACAACCTCTCGCCGGCCCTGTCCCCGGACGGCGCCACCGCCATCTTCGCCTCCAACCGCCCGGGGCCCGGGGCCCGGTCCGACGCCAGCGCCCACCACGCCGCCTTCTGGATGACCCGCCGCGAGGCCGGGACCTGGGGCCCGCCCCGCTACCTGGACAACCTGGTGGACCCGTCCCGGGACCTCTTCATCGACTCCCCGTCCCTGGCCGCCGACGGCACCCTCTACTTCACCGCGGTCTCGGTGCCCGGCTCCAACCGCTCCCACCTGTTCTGCGCCGTGCCCGACGGCGACGGCTATCGCGCGCGCCCCCTGGGCCCCGAGCTGGACCGGCCCGATTCGGACCAATCCGACGTGGCCGTCTCCCCCGCCGGAGACCTCCTCGTGTTCTCCAGCGATCGCCCCGGAGGCGCCGGAGGCCTCGACCTCTACCAGAGCCGCCGCAGACCCGACGGCACCTGGGAACCCGCCCAGCCCCTGCACGCCTTGAACACCCCCGGGCCCGACGCGAACCCGCGGATCACCCCCGATGGGAAGACCCTGCTGTTCTTCAGCATCCGGGACGGAAAGCCCGGCATCTACGAGGTGCCGCTCCAGGCGTGCGGCCGCTAGGCCCCCCCTGACCGAAGCCCGCAGCCAGGGCGGCGCGCGGGCCTTCCAGAGGCCCCCTCTCGGGGCACGTCCACCTACACCCATCCACCCACCTGCCCTACACTGAGGGCTGCCTTCCGCTCGCTCGCTCAACCTCCCTTGCCGGGCCTCCCATGACGCACACATCACCCTCCCGGTGGGGTTTCCCCCGGCCTGATTTCTCGGACCGCACCTTTTCCGCGCCCCGCGTGCATCCGGGGCAGCTGCCGGAGGGCACGCCCCTCGCACCGTTCTGGCGCCGCTTCCTGGCCCTGCTGGCCGACCTGGGGATCCTGCTCGCGGCCTGGCTGCCGTTGGCGCTGCTGGTCGCCCTGGCCCTCAGCCGCGGCGCCGCAGGCCATGCGCCCCACCGGGACATCGTCCTGGCCGCCAACGCCGGCCCCGGCAGCTGGGTGTTCCTCCCCCTGGCCCTGGGGTATTTCACCCTCGGCACATGGCTGGGCCATGGGCGAACCCTGGGCAAGCGCCTCCTGGGAATCCGGGTCGTGCCGCTGGAGCACCCCCACCTGACCTTCTGGGCCTGCCTGGAGCGCACCCTGGGCTACTTCGCGTCCATGCTCGAGGGCGGGTTCGGCTTCCTTCAGTTCTTCATCCATCCGAACCGCCAGACCGTGCACGACCGCATCGCGGAGACGGTCGTCATCCGGCAGTAGCGGAACAGGTCCAGACCCCCCCTCCCCCGACGTCGCCTTCATCGAGGGCGCGAACCGCACCCGAAAGGGCCATGGACCCGCGTGCAGCGCGATCCTGCGTCCTATCGTCCTCAACCTCCTGCGGCAGGCCCCTGCGCCCGCGGGGAGCATCAAGTTCAGTCGGCTGTATGCCGCCATGTCCCCCGACCACCGGCTAGCGGCGCTCCTTCGGGTTCCCGCTCGCGAATTCGTCGATCCTGCGAAACCCCTCCCGGCATTCAGAGGGCCCCAGAGGCCTCCCGATCGAGCCGGAGCACCTCCAGGTGACGACAGAGGGCTTGTAGGGCCTCCCAGGCGTTGCCGGTGAGCATGTACAAAAGGGCCCTGAGGCGGGCCAGGATCTTCCGGAGGTTGTGCCCGGCCCCGCAGAGGATCGCGTTGATCGCGTCCCCTGCCATGCCTTTGAGGAAGTTCCGTCCCAGCAACCCGTCTGCTTTCATGTGCCCGATCTCCGGCTCCACCGCGGATCGCCGTCGCAGGTGGCGCTTGAGGGTGTAGCCGAGCTTCCGGGTGCCGCTGATGAGGACCCGGCTTCGTTCCTCGGGAACTCCATGCCCCTTGTATCCTCGGTCAACGAAGGTGTGGGCCGGAACCTTGCCTATGAGCCGCTCGACCTGGTCGAGTTGACCTTCCAAGGTGTGGCCATCGTAGGGGTTGTCCGGGCAGGTCTGAATGCCGACGATGAAGCCTTCCTTGTGCGTGACGGCGAGGCTGACCTTCACCCCGAACTCGTAGGGGCGGTGGGCCTTCCCTTTGGCGATGCACGCCACCTCGGGTGCATGCAGGCTGTAGATCTTGCCCTTGGTGAGCCGGGTCTGACCGAGAATGAGCTCCGCCAGAATCATGGTCCGCTTGTTGCGGTCGAAGGCGACATCGGACATCTTCCGCTCGACATCGCGCATCACCCGGCCGGCCATGGTCTTCAGGCTCTTCAGGACCTTCTTGGCGCGCTTGAATTGCCTGGCCTTGGAATGGCCGCCGTGCTTGCGGAAGGCCCGGTCCATCATCCGGCGGTAGCTCTGGCGCAGGACCAGACCTTCGTCCTTGGCCACGCGGAGCATGGCTGCATGAACCTTGCGGTAGAGGCGCGCGTCGGTGGGGTGCTGCACATTCTTCGGCTGGACGGTGGTGTCCACGATGACCTTGTCGAAGCTCGTCTCGGTGATGGTCCGGGTGGCCTTGCCCGCCTCGATCGTGATCTGGAGCAGCTTCTCCACGCCCTTCTCGCCGATCCGCTGCCGCCAGCGGGTCATCTGGGTCGGATGAACGGGCAAGTCATGGCGGAAGAACTCCTCGCCGCAGAAGAACTGCCAGTAGGGGATCTCAACCCAGCGGGCAACGGTCAGCTCGTCGGAGAGGTTGAAGGTGTGCTTGAGGAGTTGGAGGCCGGCCATGAGCCGGGTGGGGACCGCCGGTCTGCCGTTGTTGGGGCAGTACATGGGCCGGAATTCAGCGGCGATTGCATCCCAATCGATGGCCGCGGCAAGGCGGACCAGCTCGTGGTTCATGTCCAGGGCTAGGTCCAGGCGCATGGTTCCCATCAGGGGGCGTTCGTGGGTGGTTGCCTTGGGCTTGGGCTTCATCGGTACACCGGAATCCGGGGGGTCGCCCCCTACTATCTTGTGTACCTCATACATGAAAAGTTTCATCAAGTTACTGATTTATTTGTTGGTTGTACGTATTGCAGGTATCGGGCGACATCCGAAACTGACCCACTTGCGACACGAATTCTGACCCACCCCCCCGAAAGGAGGAGGGCATGGAGTTCGAACCGCGGGACGCTGGTCTCCATAAGCCGGAGGCCAGGATGCTCGGAGACGGTGCAGTGGCCCAAATATTTGCTTTGCTGAACTTGGGCTGGTCGATCCGAAAGATCGCCCGGGAGGTCGGCCTCTCTCGGAATACGGTTCGGGACTGGGTTCGCGGAGGGCCGGACAGAAGCTATGGAAACGGCTCCCGGGCCGGCCTCCTGGACAGGTATTACTTCTGGTTCCAGAACCAGTTCAACGCCGGGGTGCGCAACGCCGATGTCCTCCGCCAGGAACTGGAGGCCATCGGCGTTTCCGTGAGCCTGCGGACCGTCGAGAGAGCCCTCCGCCCTTTCCGGCAGAGCTACGAAAGGGCTGAGCAGGCCACGGTCCGGTTCGAGACCCCGCCAGGCAAGCAGATGCAGGTGGACTTCGGGGAGAAGTGGTTGCAGATCGGGGGCGTCCGTCAGAAGCGTTATGTGTTCGTGGCGACCCTCGGCTACAGTCGGCGGTGCCATATCGAGATCTCCGGAAGCCTCCGCCAGCGGGATTGGATCATGGGCATCGAACGGGCCTTCCAGCACTTCGAGGGCGTCCCGGAGATCCTCCTAACCGACAATGCCAAGCCACTGGTGGACAGGCGCAAGGCTGGTATCCCCGTCTTCCACCCGGAATTCGACGCCTTCTGCCGGCACTGGGGCACAGTTCCCAGGGCCTGCCAGCCGTTCCGGGCGAAAACGAAAGGCAAGGTGGAACGGAGCGTCGGCTATGCCAAAGGGAATGCCCTTGGCCGCGAGGGCTGGGAATCCGATGAGGCCCTGGACGAGCACCTGGTCTGGTGGATGCTCAACGTGGCCGACACCCGGATCCACGGGACCACCGGCGAGAGGCCGATAGATCGATTCCCGGCGGAGAAGGCGGCCTTGCGCCCGATGGGAAACCATCCCAGCTACCTCCGGGTGCGCCACCTGTCCAGGACGGTGGCCGCGGATGGGCGGATCGATGTGGATACCAACCGCTACAGCGTCCCGCCCCAGTTCATCGGGGCCACCCTGGAGGTGACCATTGAGGCCGACACCATCCAGGTGTTCTGCCAGGACCAAGTGATCGCGGAGCATCCGGTCCATCCTGGACGCCGCCAGGTCATCGAGGATCCCGGTCACGTCGTCAGCTTCACCAACGGCATCGCCCGGGTGGGCAAACCCGGCGAGATCCGGCGGCCGCTCTCCCACTATGCCGCCATCGTGGGAGGTGAGGCATGGTAGATCCCCGCCTCGAACGCCTGGAGCGTCACCTGACCCGGCTGAAGCTGGTCAGCACCCGGGAACGCCTGGACACCCTCCTGGACCGCGGAGCTCAGAACGAAATGAGTTTCCTCGACTTCCTGGACCTGGTGATCAAGGAGGAAATCGAGAGCAAGGACCAGAAGCGCGCCCGGATGCGGATCCAGATGGCCAAGTTCCCCTTGGACCGGCGCATGGAGGACTACGACTTCAGCCTGCAGCCCAGCCTGGACCGGCGCCTTGTGGCGGAGCTGGAGACGGGACGCTACGTCGC
Encoded here:
- a CDS encoding TolB family protein, with the protein product MLRSALALPLAVACAATPPPAPKLFLADARSIALFPGPDRDTWLVSRNVSDLQVAHREGTGWSVPAPLPFCGPHRYGDPWFSPDGAWLYFWSNRHPDPAHTAPDSTTHLWRARRAAEGWGPAEHLPVTVQGQPGGLVFPSLAPDGDLYFTSQRGSLGRRDLFRARKTGEGFAAPENLGPPVNSAADEFDAALDPTGQCLVFTRADATGCDLFLSRREGGGWGAPRKLGPEVNGSHGAYCPSFSPDGKTFFFTTPGGSGWAPGIYQVGAEVLAFRAPAAPAVPVAPGRISVPGAFGITFSPDGNTVCFASARAQINLARRRARVEEQLDLPFTQAYHNLSPALSPDGATAIFASNRPGPGARSDASAHHAAFWMTRREAGTWGPPRYLDNLVDPSRDLFIDSPSLAADGTLYFTAVSVPGSNRSHLFCAVPDGDGYRARPLGPELDRPDSDQSDVAVSPAGDLLVFSSDRPGGAGGLDLYQSRRRPDGTWEPAQPLHALNTPGPDANPRITPDGKTLLFFSIRDGKPGIYEVPLQACGR
- a CDS encoding IS5 family transposase — translated: MKPKPKATTHERPLMGTMRLDLALDMNHELVRLAAAIDWDAIAAEFRPMYCPNNGRPAVPTRLMAGLQLLKHTFNLSDELTVARWVEIPYWQFFCGEEFFRHDLPVHPTQMTRWRQRIGEKGVEKLLQITIEAGKATRTITETSFDKVIVDTTVQPKNVQHPTDARLYRKVHAAMLRVAKDEGLVLRQSYRRMMDRAFRKHGGHSKARQFKRAKKVLKSLKTMAGRVMRDVERKMSDVAFDRNKRTMILAELILGQTRLTKGKIYSLHAPEVACIAKGKAHRPYEFGVKVSLAVTHKEGFIVGIQTCPDNPYDGHTLEGQLDQVERLIGKVPAHTFVDRGYKGHGVPEERSRVLISGTRKLGYTLKRHLRRRSAVEPEIGHMKADGLLGRNFLKGMAGDAINAILCGAGHNLRKILARLRALLYMLTGNAWEALQALCRHLEVLRLDREASGAL
- a CDS encoding RDD family protein: MHPGQLPEGTPLAPFWRRFLALLADLGILLAAWLPLALLVALALSRGAAGHAPHRDIVLAANAGPGSWVFLPLALGYFTLGTWLGHGRTLGKRLLGIRVVPLEHPHLTFWACLERTLGYFASMLEGGFGFLQFFIHPNRQTVHDRIAETVVIRQ
- the istA gene encoding IS21 family transposase, with product MEFEPRDAGLHKPEARMLGDGAVAQIFALLNLGWSIRKIAREVGLSRNTVRDWVRGGPDRSYGNGSRAGLLDRYYFWFQNQFNAGVRNADVLRQELEAIGVSVSLRTVERALRPFRQSYERAEQATVRFETPPGKQMQVDFGEKWLQIGGVRQKRYVFVATLGYSRRCHIEISGSLRQRDWIMGIERAFQHFEGVPEILLTDNAKPLVDRRKAGIPVFHPEFDAFCRHWGTVPRACQPFRAKTKGKVERSVGYAKGNALGREGWESDEALDEHLVWWMLNVADTRIHGTTGERPIDRFPAEKAALRPMGNHPSYLRVRHLSRTVAADGRIDVDTNRYSVPPQFIGATLEVTIEADTIQVFCQDQVIAEHPVHPGRRQVIEDPGHVVSFTNGIARVGKPGEIRRPLSHYAAIVGGEAW